DNA sequence from the Polyangia bacterium genome:
GCGGCACCGACGGCGGCGGCACCGGCGGCACGATGGCGGCGAACACCGGGCAGATGTTCGGCTCGCACAAATTCCAGTATCCGGCCGGCACCATCAAACCCAGCGCCGCCAACCTCGACGCCGCGGTGGCCGCGTTCTACGACAAATGGAAGGCGGCCTACGTGGTCAGCGATTGCGGCGGGGCCTATATCGCCACCGGCGGCGGCACCGGCGCCATCGCCAACACGGTCGACGTGTCGGAAGGCCAGGGCTACGGGATGGCCATCGTGCCGATGATGGCCGGCCACGATCCGAACGCGCAGAAGACCTTCGACGCTCTCTACGCCGTCTATCACATGTTCGGCAGCATCAACGATCCCAACCTGATGTCGTGGAGCATTCAGGAAGGCTGCATGGTCCCGCACGGCAACGGTGACATCAACGATTCGGCCACCGACGGCGACATGGACATCGCCTACGGCCTGGTGCTGGCCGATCGTCAGTGGGGCAGCGCCGGTGCCATCAATTATCTGGCCGAGGCCAAGAAGATCATCGGATCGATCAAGGCCCACGAGGTCAACCCCACCACCAACATCATGATGATGGGCGACTGGTCGGACATCAAAGCGCCGTATTACACCGTCCGCTATATGTCGATGGACGGGCCTTACGGAGGCGATCAGCCCTTCGCGAATTTTTATTACGGGACCCGCCCGTCGGATTTCATGATCGATCACTTTCGCGCCTACGCCCGCGCCAGCGGCGACCAAAGCTGGATGGCGGTGGTCGACGCCACGCACACCCTGGTGAAGAAACTGGAAGACGGCTTCGCTTCCAGCACCGGCCTGCTGCCGGATTTCGTCGAGCACTTGGACACCAATCCAACCCCGGCGATGGCCAATTACCTGGAGAGCGAAGCCGATGGTCGCGTGGGCTACAACTCGTGCCGCGTGCCGTGGCACCTGGCGACCGACTATATCGTGTCGGGCGACGTCCGGGCCAAGACCGAGGCGCAGAAGATCACCACCTGGATCAAGGGCAAGACCGGCTCTGATCCCACCAAGATCGTCGACGGCTACGAGCTCAACGGAGCCAACGCCGGTACCGGCAAGGTCTTCGCCTTCGAGGCGCCCTTCGGCGTGGCCGCCATCGTCGATGCCTCCAACCAGGCCTGGCTGGACGCCATCTGGAAGGACATGGTCACCAACAGCACAGGCACCGTCAGCTACTACGACGACTCGATCAAGATGCTGTCGATCTTGATCATGTCGGGCAACTGGTTCGCGCCGTAGCGGCGCCCGCCGAACCGATCAGCCGCCGGCGGGGAACATCGCCGGGTCGGGCGGATCGGTGGCGAAGCCCAGCGTCTCGGCACCGGCTTGCTTGGCGCCGTCGATGACGGCGATCAGCTTGGCGTAGTTCAATTCGTCCTCGGCGACGATGAACACCGTTCGGTCGTTGGGACCGTGGGCGTCCAGGCGCGCCTTCAACTTGTTGATGAAGTCCGCCTCGGTCACCGAATCCGCGTTGATGCGCATCTGGCCGGCGCGGTTCACGTACACCACCAGCTGATCGGGCGGCACTTCAGTGACCTCCTCGACCTTTTCGCTGCTGGGCGTGCTGACCGGGATGTTCTTCTCCAAGAGCGGCGTCACCACCATGAAGATGATCAGCAACACCAGCACCACGTCGACCAGCGGCGTGACGTTGATGTCGCTGTTGCGCGCGGCGGGTGGCCGCACATAAAGCCGCTTTACCGAACCTTGCCTGTGATGATGACCCAACCGCATGGCGCCTACTTTTTGATCCTTTACTTTTTGATCTCTTCGATGGCCAGCTCGACCGCGCGAGCGCCCGCCTTCTTGGCGTGGTCCATGACCTTGCGGACATCGCCGACGGTGACCGACTGATCACCCTTCAGCAGCACGCGGCGGTTCGGTTCCTTGCTCAGCTCGGCGGCCAGCTTGGTCTCCAGCGCGTCTTCCTGAAAACCGACGCTCTCCACCCACAGCTTGTGATCGGCGGTCACCGAGACCACCAAAGGATCGCCGTTCTTCTCTTCCTTGGTCAGCTTGTTGGCCTTGGGCAGGTGCACGTCCTTGCCACGCTGGAGCATGGGCGTGACCACCATGAAGATGATCAGCAACACCAGCACCACGTCGACCAGCGGTGTGACGTTGATGTCGTTTTTGACTCCTCGGGAGGAGCCGCCCGTCATCGCCATGACGAATTACCCGTGGCGAACCGCGGCCGGGCGCCCGCTGTTGGACTTCAACTGGCGGGCCACGATGTCCAGAAGCTC
Encoded proteins:
- a CDS encoding glycosyl hydrolase family 8; this encodes MHRSLFRLLSLTLVPAAMWSCSSGGGGGGGGSGGSGSAGASATGSGGTSGGSGGASGSGGTSGGSGGATMGSGGSNVDGGGQPDTGKTDGGGTGGGTDGGGTGGTMAANTGQMFGSHKFQYPAGTIKPSAANLDAAVAAFYDKWKAAYVVSDCGGAYIATGGGTGAIANTVDVSEGQGYGMAIVPMMAGHDPNAQKTFDALYAVYHMFGSINDPNLMSWSIQEGCMVPHGNGDINDSATDGDMDIAYGLVLADRQWGSAGAINYLAEAKKIIGSIKAHEVNPTTNIMMMGDWSDIKAPYYTVRYMSMDGPYGGDQPFANFYYGTRPSDFMIDHFRAYARASGDQSWMAVVDATHTLVKKLEDGFASSTGLLPDFVEHLDTNPTPAMANYLESEADGRVGYNSCRVPWHLATDYIVSGDVRAKTEAQKITTWIKGKTGSDPTKIVDGYELNGANAGTGKVFAFEAPFGVAAIVDASNQAWLDAIWKDMVTNSTGTVSYYDDSIKMLSILIMSGNWFAP
- a CDS encoding biopolymer transporter ExbD gives rise to the protein MRLGHHHRQGSVKRLYVRPPAARNSDINVTPLVDVVLVLLIIFMVVTPLLEKNIPVSTPSSEKVEEVTEVPPDQLVVYVNRAGQMRINADSVTEADFINKLKARLDAHGPNDRTVFIVAEDELNYAKLIAVIDGAKQAGAETLGFATDPPDPAMFPAGG
- a CDS encoding biopolymer transporter ExbD, coding for MAMTGGSSRGVKNDINVTPLVDVVLVLLIIFMVVTPMLQRGKDVHLPKANKLTKEEKNGDPLVVSVTADHKLWVESVGFQEDALETKLAAELSKEPNRRVLLKGDQSVTVGDVRKVMDHAKKAGARAVELAIEEIKK